From one Nonomuraea polychroma genomic stretch:
- a CDS encoding IS256 family transposase produces MSTVIQASTEIDLEDAAVARKKSESSTDRELVARLVDQARAEGVELVGENGLLGRLTKLVLESALEGEITDHLGYDKHERAGSETGNSRNGTRSKTVITDVGPVEITVPRDRDGSFEPKIVRKRQRRLSGVDEMVISLAAKGLTTGEISAHLAEVYGAEVSKQTISTITDKVLDGMAEWQNRPLDAVYPVIFIDAIHVKLRDGQVANRPVYVAMAVTVDGERDILGLWAGDGGEGAKFWLHVLTEIKNRGVADALMVVCDGLKGLPQAIETVWPQAVVQTCVVHLLRASFRYAARQHWDAIAKALKPVYTAPTEAAALERFYEFAEVWGGKYPAIVKLWEDAWAEFVPFLNFDTEIRRVICSTNAIESVNARIRRAVKARGHFPNEQAALKCVYMAIMSLDPTGKGRKRWITRWKAALNAFAITFEGRLTPTTR; encoded by the coding sequence TCGGAGAGCTCGACGGATCGGGAGCTGGTGGCCAGGCTGGTCGACCAGGCGCGAGCCGAAGGGGTGGAGCTGGTCGGTGAGAACGGGCTGCTGGGCCGGCTGACCAAGCTGGTGCTGGAGTCCGCTCTCGAAGGCGAGATCACCGACCATCTCGGCTACGACAAGCACGAGCGCGCTGGCAGCGAGACAGGCAACTCGCGCAACGGGACCCGGTCCAAGACCGTCATCACCGACGTCGGCCCGGTGGAGATCACCGTCCCGCGGGATCGGGACGGCAGCTTCGAGCCGAAGATCGTGCGTAAGCGGCAGCGGCGCCTGTCCGGCGTCGATGAGATGGTCATCTCGCTGGCCGCCAAGGGCCTGACCACCGGCGAGATCTCCGCGCACCTGGCCGAGGTCTACGGCGCCGAAGTCTCTAAGCAGACCATCTCCACCATCACCGACAAGGTGCTGGACGGCATGGCCGAGTGGCAGAACCGGCCGCTCGACGCCGTCTACCCGGTGATCTTCATCGATGCCATCCATGTGAAGCTGCGGGACGGCCAGGTGGCCAACCGGCCGGTCTACGTGGCGATGGCGGTCACCGTCGATGGCGAGCGCGACATCCTCGGCTTGTGGGCCGGCGACGGCGGCGAGGGCGCCAAGTTCTGGCTGCACGTGCTGACCGAGATTAAGAACCGTGGCGTCGCTGATGCGCTGATGGTGGTCTGCGACGGGCTCAAGGGGCTGCCGCAGGCCATCGAGACCGTCTGGCCGCAGGCCGTCGTCCAAACGTGCGTCGTTCACCTGCTGCGTGCCTCGTTCCGGTATGCCGCCCGCCAGCACTGGGACGCCATCGCCAAGGCGCTCAAGCCGGTCTACACCGCGCCGACCGAGGCGGCGGCGCTCGAGCGGTTCTATGAGTTCGCCGAGGTCTGGGGCGGTAAGTATCCGGCGATCGTGAAGTTGTGGGAGGACGCCTGGGCCGAGTTCGTGCCCTTCCTCAACTTCGACACCGAGATCCGCCGGGTGATCTGCTCGACCAACGCCATCGAGTCGGTCAACGCCCGTATCAGGAGGGCGGTCAAGGCCCGCGGCCACTTCCCGAACGAGCAGGCCGCGCTCAAGTGCGTCTACATGGCGATCATGAGCCTGGACCCGACCGGCAAGGGCCGCAAACGCTGGATCACCCGCTGGAAGGCCGCTCTGAACGCCTTCGCCATCACCTTCGAAGGCCGCCTGACCCCGACCACCCGATAG
- a CDS encoding sigma factor has translation MDSTATDRFDTSRFEASRNRLTSLAHRLLGSAADAEDAVQDAFLHWQAADRQRIKVPEAWLTKVVTNLCLDRLRSAQARRERTVGVWLPERSSTTSVQTSIRSPGSQSCRTVPSAPPAITRSAQRIARQGETTAQEGLSSDRCISILT, from the coding sequence GTGGACAGCACCGCCACTGACCGCTTCGACACCAGTCGGTTCGAGGCCAGCCGAAACCGGCTGACCTCGCTGGCGCACCGGCTGCTGGGCTCCGCCGCCGACGCCGAAGACGCCGTGCAGGATGCGTTCCTGCACTGGCAGGCCGCCGACCGGCAGCGGATCAAGGTGCCGGAAGCATGGCTGACCAAGGTCGTCACCAACCTGTGCCTCGACCGGCTCCGCTCGGCACAAGCCCGCCGCGAACGCACCGTCGGCGTCTGGCTGCCCGAACGCTCCTCGACGACCAGCGTCCAGACCTCGATCAGGTCCCCCGGCTCCCAGTCCTGCCGCACCGTACCCTCCGCCCCACCCGCGATCACTCGTTCAGCTCAACGAATCGCCCGGCAGGGGGAAACGACGGCCCAGGAGGGTCTGTCCAGTGATCGGTGTATCTCGATCTTGACTTGA
- a CDS encoding sigma-70 family RNA polymerase sigma factor: protein MNAPDPATETFVAHRNLLFTVAYEMLGSAVDAEDVLQETWLRWVKVDQAQVSDQRAYLLRITTRRSLDQLRTMKRRKEAYVGPWLPEPLLTAPDVAEDVELAESVSMALMLVLETLMPTEREVFVLREAFDVSYDEIAAAVGKSPAAVRQIAHRARGHIGARRSRQVVSESETRAALQSLRYALETGDPQRLLDVLQ, encoded by the coding sequence GTGAATGCACCCGACCCGGCAACCGAGACGTTCGTCGCCCATCGCAATCTGCTGTTCACCGTCGCCTACGAGATGCTCGGATCAGCGGTCGACGCGGAAGACGTCCTGCAGGAAACCTGGCTGCGCTGGGTCAAGGTCGACCAGGCGCAGGTGAGCGACCAGCGCGCCTACCTGCTCCGGATCACGACCCGGCGCTCGCTCGACCAGCTGCGTACCATGAAGCGGCGCAAGGAGGCGTATGTCGGCCCCTGGCTGCCGGAGCCGCTGCTCACCGCGCCGGACGTGGCCGAGGACGTCGAACTCGCCGAGAGCGTGTCGATGGCGCTCATGCTCGTCCTCGAAACGCTGATGCCGACCGAGCGCGAGGTCTTCGTGCTGCGCGAGGCCTTCGATGTCAGCTACGACGAGATCGCGGCTGCCGTCGGCAAGAGCCCCGCGGCCGTCCGCCAGATCGCCCACCGCGCCCGAGGGCACATCGGTGCCCGCCGCTCACGCCAGGTGGTCTCCGAGAGCGAAACCCGGGCAGCTCTGCAGTCGCTTCGGTACGCGCTCGAAACGGGTGACCCGCAGCGCCTGCTCGACGTGCTCCAGTGA
- a CDS encoding DoxX family protein, translating into MFITYVTVTILAALFTGSAAVFYLMGHDYPKAQMKMKRLPLSWGPMLGGLLAAGSLGLVAGFAVPLLGLLAAIGLELYFIGAFIAHLRVGSRKLVGWAVFFVTESAALAVHLGYHGLS; encoded by the coding sequence ATGTTCATCACTTACGTCACGGTGACCATCCTGGCCGCCCTCTTCACCGGCAGCGCCGCCGTCTTTTACCTGATGGGCCACGACTACCCCAAGGCGCAAATGAAGATGAAGCGGCTGCCCCTGTCGTGGGGACCGATGTTGGGCGGCTTGCTGGCGGCGGGGTCTTTGGGGCTGGTGGCCGGGTTCGCGGTGCCGCTGCTGGGGCTGCTCGCCGCTATCGGTCTGGAGCTGTACTTCATCGGCGCGTTCATCGCCCACCTCCGGGTGGGCTCCCGGAAGCTGGTCGGCTGGGCCGTCTTCTTCGTCACCGAGTCCGCCGCCCTGGCCGTCCACCTCGGTTACCACGGCCTTTCGTAG
- a CDS encoding TetR/AcrR family transcriptional regulator, with translation MSTPPNPLRRNESSRRAILEAALQLCAEDGYGRLTIEAIAAHAGVSKKTIYRWWPSKGAVILEAIDDMANLLADHVDTGNLAADLHTQLSAVIELLTPPNNSAITGLIAEALHDKDLANDLRERLIRPRITAFKERMRIAQASGQLAPDADLDVALDLIYGPIYHRLVFHLGMPDAEQLRTLIAHALRGIQPA, from the coding sequence ATGTCCACACCGCCGAACCCGCTGCGCCGCAATGAATCCAGCCGCCGGGCCATCCTCGAGGCGGCGTTGCAGCTGTGTGCCGAGGACGGCTACGGGCGGCTGACGATTGAGGCCATCGCCGCCCACGCCGGCGTCAGCAAGAAAACGATCTATCGGTGGTGGCCCTCCAAAGGAGCCGTCATCCTGGAGGCCATCGACGATATGGCGAACCTGCTCGCCGACCACGTCGATACCGGCAACCTCGCCGCCGATTTGCACACCCAGCTGTCTGCCGTCATCGAGTTGCTCACCCCGCCGAACAACTCCGCCATCACCGGGCTCATCGCCGAAGCCCTCCACGACAAAGACCTGGCAAACGACCTCCGGGAACGACTTATCCGGCCGCGCATCACCGCGTTCAAGGAACGCATGCGCATAGCCCAGGCCAGCGGGCAATTGGCCCCCGACGCGGACCTCGACGTCGCCCTCGACCTGATCTACGGTCCCATCTACCACCGGCTCGTCTTCCACCTCGGCATGCCCGACGCTGAGCAACTCCGCACGCTCATCGCGCACGCCCTGCGCGGCATTCAGCCCGCCTGA
- the fbp gene encoding fructose-1,6-bisphosphate aldolase/phosphatase, with product MTTLSIIKADTGGFVGHGAVHPDMMDEARRELGRAIDSGLLIDGHVANCGDDISLIMTHTYGADSALIHSFAWDTFQATTHIAKELGLYGAGQDLLSDAFSGNLRGMGPGYAELEFQERPSEPVLCFLADKTEPGAWNLPLYKIFADPFNTAGLVIDTKMHTGFAFEVYDLQQEKRITFDCPAEVYDMLMYIGAPSRYVIHSVRSKTLDETAAATSTQRLSLIAGKYVGKDDPVMIVRCQSGLPAVGEALEPFAFPYTVAGCMRGSHHAPFLPVSTDHGHPSRFDGPPRVVALGFQIHDGKMIGPRDMFADPAFDRARDQAGEIMDYLRRHGPFEPHRLPLEDLEYTTMAELTKRHADRWTSMTTEVMTTEDAESGAGAARVG from the coding sequence ATGACGACCTTGAGCATCATCAAGGCTGACACCGGGGGATTCGTCGGCCACGGAGCCGTCCACCCGGACATGATGGACGAGGCCCGCCGTGAGCTCGGCCGGGCCATCGACTCGGGACTCCTCATCGACGGGCACGTCGCCAACTGCGGCGACGACATCTCGCTCATCATGACCCACACCTACGGCGCCGATTCCGCGCTGATCCATTCGTTCGCGTGGGACACCTTCCAGGCCACCACGCACATTGCCAAGGAACTCGGCCTGTATGGAGCGGGCCAGGACCTGCTGTCGGATGCCTTCTCCGGCAACCTGCGGGGGATGGGCCCCGGCTACGCCGAACTGGAGTTCCAGGAGCGGCCGTCCGAACCCGTCCTCTGCTTCCTGGCCGACAAGACCGAACCGGGAGCCTGGAACCTTCCGCTGTACAAGATCTTCGCCGACCCGTTCAACACGGCCGGCCTGGTCATCGACACCAAGATGCACACCGGCTTCGCTTTCGAGGTCTACGACCTGCAGCAGGAGAAGCGCATCACCTTCGACTGCCCGGCCGAGGTGTACGACATGCTCATGTACATCGGCGCCCCGTCCCGCTACGTGATCCACAGCGTCCGGTCCAAGACCCTGGACGAGACCGCGGCCGCGACCAGCACGCAGCGGTTGTCCCTCATCGCAGGCAAGTACGTCGGCAAGGACGACCCCGTGATGATCGTCCGCTGCCAGTCCGGGCTGCCCGCCGTGGGGGAGGCTCTGGAGCCGTTCGCGTTCCCGTACACCGTGGCCGGCTGCATGCGCGGCTCGCACCACGCGCCGTTCCTGCCGGTCTCGACCGACCACGGGCACCCGTCCCGCTTCGACGGACCGCCACGCGTCGTGGCCCTGGGGTTCCAGATCCACGACGGGAAAATGATCGGGCCGCGCGACATGTTCGCCGATCCGGCCTTCGACCGGGCGCGCGACCAGGCCGGGGAGATCATGGACTACCTGCGCCGGCACGGCCCGTTTGAGCCGCACCGGCTGCCGCTGGAGGACCTCGAGTACACCACCATGGCGGAGCTCACCAAGCGGCACGCCGACCGCTGGACCTCCATGACCACCGAGGTGATGACCACCGAGGACGCCGAGTCCGGCGCCGGGGCCGCACGGGTCGGCTGA
- a CDS encoding J domain-containing protein: MPTPYDATWPRRDHYMVLGVEPSASTAQITSAYRRLVRVLHPDARPAGPAARDRFAEVVDAYAVLRDPARRAAYDAEFGRAAPDAVSGRPVPVKVTRTPSPDTGVPSAAGRRRTLADVLGLGMTIDPFPDVGPRAHVLLRVGPSRLSPSRRDRHDMPLLGYDTPWGTAHVWLL; the protein is encoded by the coding sequence GTGCCCACACCGTATGACGCCACGTGGCCCCGCCGGGACCATTACATGGTGCTCGGGGTCGAACCCTCGGCATCCACAGCGCAGATCACCTCGGCCTACCGCCGCCTGGTGCGTGTGCTGCACCCGGATGCCCGTCCCGCTGGGCCGGCGGCGCGGGATCGGTTCGCCGAGGTGGTCGACGCTTACGCCGTCCTGCGCGACCCCGCCCGGCGCGCGGCCTACGACGCTGAGTTCGGACGCGCTGCTCCAGACGCTGTCAGCGGCCGGCCCGTCCCCGTCAAGGTCACCCGCACGCCAAGCCCGGACACCGGCGTGCCGTCGGCAGCCGGCCGTCGACGGACTCTCGCCGACGTGCTCGGCCTCGGTATGACAATTGATCCATTCCCTGACGTGGGGCCGCGGGCGCATGTGCTCCTGCGGGTGGGCCCGTCCCGGCTTTCGCCGAGCCGCCGGGACAGGCATGACATGCCCCTCCTCGGCTACGACACTCCCTGGGGCACGGCGCACGTCTGGTTGCTGTGA